CTTGCCCCCAGTCACTGCTGAGACCACCCCACCTCTGCTCCCTCAGCAAGTCAGACACTAGACTGCACGAGCTGTGCCGAGGTCAGCCCTGCAGCAGAGGTGAGCCAGTAGCAGGGGCAGCGTCCTTGGTGGAGGGCAGGCCTTCTTGGACCCCTGAGTAACTTCTGCCCTGACCCTgacccccaccctcagccccgcGGCCTGCCAGCGTGGATCTCCTGTGCCCACAATGGCTAGAGGTGTCCAGAGGCAAGACCAGGCCCCCAGAAGCCTTCTCACTCCAGGAGCTGCCCGCAGCCGTGCCCTTCACCGACCCCGAGGCCACTTATTCCAACGTGGGGCTGGCTGTGATCCCCAGAGCCAGGCTGGCATTCGGCTCTGGGGTGTGGGTAGGGGCACacagctgtgccaggctggggcctGAGGCCAGACCGGTGGCGTCTGAGTATGCCTGCATCCAGAAGCTCAAGGGGACAGGCCAGgtcccccagggcctggggcaggggcgtGCTGAGGTCATCCCAGCCAATCAGGTAAAGtgaagggggtggtggtggggggaggatgtCTGGCAGAGTGGCTGGTCTGACCCTTCCCTGGTGGGCTTCCTCTCTCCAGGTGGACAGCCTGTACTCCAAGGTCAGCAAGCCTAAAAGGAGGGACCCCGGACCTGCCTCAGACCAGCCAGACCCCAAGGGTGGGGGCACAGTTTTAGCTCTGGGGGGTGACCTGGCCTATGACGCCCTCCCACCGAAGAGCGTGGGTGTGAACGGGAGCTTCCTGGAAAACGTGTATGAGAGCATCCAGGAGATGGGGGGCCCTGGAGCCTCCAAGCTCTAGCTCTTGGCAGGAGGGGCCATAGGCCGGGCATGGAGACCCCCTGCTTCCTGTCTAATCCTGCCGGGGGAGCCTCCCTCGCCGGCTCCATGAACTCCCTGCCTCCAGAGCGGGGTGCACCCCCGACTTCTCCTACACACACAGCGGCCGGCACGGGTTCCAGAGAGCAGGGCTGCCAGCCTGGTCCTGGCTGCCACAGCCTTTCCAGGGCAGCGTCTCAATAAACCCCCCCGGCTCCCGGAGCCGGAGCCGCAACACCGCCGAGCCTCGGCTGGCTCTTCTTGaaagcctgggggctgggggcgtgTCTGGAAGGAGTGAACACCACCCGCTTGGGAACGGCTCCCTCCCGCGGAGCCGGCCCGGTGGCTGGGCCCCGTCAGCTCGGGCTGCCGGCTAGTCGGGCTCAGAAGACCGAGTGGGCAGGGAGGCAAGTCCTGAGGGGCGAGTCCCCACGCTGAGTGGGCCCTCGGGCGGTGAGCTGGCCCGCACGGTGGCCGCCCTAGGGGGGGACCTGGACCCTGAACGCCAGCGAGGGCTCCGCCACCCAGCCCTGGAGTTACATAAGGGGTGAGGGAGGTGGGCAGTCGTGCGTTAAAGAATAACCTGCTCCCGGGAAGCCCGCCAAGTAGGCACGGCCCCCTCCCGGATCCGGCAGCTCGCGCAGGAGCACCCGGAGAGGAAGGCGGCCCGCGCGGGCGACAGGGGAGCGCGGGCAGCGGGAGACGGGCCCCCTCCCGGGCCGGCGCGGGAGCAGCCTGCGCGGGAGCGGcgggcctggggcggggcgggcctggggcggggccgcggggcgggCCAATGGGCGCGCGGCGGGgccggccgggggcggggcctcagGCCGCgcagagggggcggggccggccggCAGCCTCCGGGCGGCGCGGCGCGGGCGGTGGCCGATCCAGGGCGGGGGTCGGCGGCCCGGccagcccggcccggcccggcccggggCCGCGTCCCAAGCGTCCGCCCTCGCCGCTGCAGGCTCGGTGCCCGGCCGGCCGGCCATGGAGGCCACGCGCCCCCCGGCGCCCGGTCCTGGCTACGGGCGCCCCTCGCTCCGCGCCGCCGGCCGGGACCCTACGGCCGCACCCGTGTCGGTGCCCGCGCCGCCGCAGGTACCGGGCCGGGACACCGACAAAGTTCCCGCTACGAAGATGGCGTCGGGCTGCACGAACTTTGggccccggggcggggcgggcgggggcggcgcATCGCCGCGCGTGTCCGTGGGTCCGGCGCGGCTGGGCCGGCGCCCGGAGCGCTTCCCGCCGcggcggccgggggcggggccgggggcggggccgcacCGGCCGCCGCCGGTTTGGGGGCGGGCACCAGCgggtcggggtgggggcgggggcggggaccgGGCCGCTGCTCCCGCTGAGCCGGCCGCGTCCGCAGGGCCCCGCCTCGGAGTTCGCGCTGCCGCAGGAGCCGAAGCCGCGGGCCGCGGACCTCGGGGCCCCGGGGGCGGGAGCGGGGACGGCGGGGCCCCCGGCGCCGTCGGCGCACATCCCGGTGCCAGCGCATAGGTGAGCCGGGGCCGCGAGCCAGGCCGAGGTGGGCGTGTGCACACGTGCGCCTGTGTGTGCAGAGGTGGTGGGTGGGACCCGGGCTGGAGCCTTCCGGACCCTAGCCCTGCAGGCGGCCTGGTGGAGGGCAGGTCAGGGTCCTGAAGTGGGTTTCCGTCCCCACCTTCCTGCTCTCCCGCCCTGCAGGAGTTGAGCAGAAATGACACTGTGTTAGTAACCCTTGTTCCCCCCGCACCCTGGGGGCCAGAGCGCAGAACTGGGAGGGGGCGGCTGTCAGTCTGTGCAGAAGACCCATCCGCTCAGCCTGTGTGGAATCAACTGTCCAGCAATCCCCCAGCCTCTGATGGCCAGCTCCCCGGCCCTGCTTGCAGGGAAACCTTCCCAGGAGCCTGACACCCCACGGTGGCTGTGAAAGCAGGGGTGGGCTCTGGCACGGCCCGCTGGGGCCTGGGGGCCCACTTATGCCTGGAGCCCAGTCTCCCCTGGCTGCTGCTGACTGCCGGCTGCTCCCGCCCTCCCAGGCCTGGCGCTAGGCCCACAGCTGCTGTTGCACAACCCTGGTTAATGTGTGActggggggagggctggggctAGCCGGGCCTGGCCCCACGGGTGGGGCCTCCCTCAGACCCCTGTCCAGCACCAGGGTCTGAAGAAGCCTCGGTGGAACAAAGTCCAGCCTGCAGAGAAGCCAGGTTTGGGGAAGCCCCCAGGCCGGGCCTGTTCCTGGTGGTTCCTGGGGATTTGGGGCTCGGCAACccgagctgggggtggggctgggcctcCTGCCCAGCTCCCGGAGTGAGGGAGCCTGGTGCGTACACGTGCCCTGGCCTGCACGTGTGCCGGTccaggggcggggcctggagtACTTCCTGGGCCCCAGCTGCACCCCACCCTCATCTCCTCCAGAGCCCCCCCAGGAAAAGCCCGGCCGGACGAGGTCATGGCCGCTGCAGCCCTGACAAGCCTGTCTACCTGCCCTCTCCTGCTAGGATCCCCGGCTGTAGCCTTCAGCACAGGTGAGGCTTAGAGGCCTGGCTTGGGTGGGGGTGGCGGAGGGGCCAGGACCACTATCCCTGCAGGATCCCACAAGCTGCCAAGCCCCTGCGGGGCAAGCAGAGCCCCCTCCCCTGGAGTGCCATCTTCTCAATGCATCTCTTGAGGCCTCAAAGAGGACCTCAGGACCCTGTGGCCCCCACCGAGGCCAGAGGTGCGTGTCCCAGGCCTGCAGCTGTCCGTGACCTGTCCGCCTCCCCCGGCCGGCCAGGTGTTTCCCCACAGAGAACTCTTCTGTTTTTCCTGCTCTGCCAGCTcctcctggcctctgcctcctccaaGAGCTTCTCTGCCCATGAAGCTCACCTGTGGACAGGTGAACAGGTGGAGGCTCCGCATTAGGGGACTCGCAGCCGGCGAATTCCGCCACGTGGCCGGGCCCCCCGAAAGTGCTGATGCTGGAGCTGGTCTGTGTCCGCAGAGCCCGGCCTGGAGCCCTGGAAGGAGGCGCTGGCGCGGCcgctgggcagcagcagcagcagcagcagcagcggcggcggggaCTGGGGCTGGGACCTGGCCAGCGACCAGTCCTCTCCATCCACCCCATCGCCCCCACTGCCCCCTGAGGCAGCCCACTTCCTGTTTGGGGAGCCTGCTCTGAGGAAGAGGAAGGTGAGCGGGGAGCAGCCCTCGGGCCCGGAGGACACAGGGGTGGAGCCTGACCCCGGCCCTTGTCGCCCAGAGCTCGCTGCAGGTCCTGTTCCAGTGTCTGTGGAAGCGCTGCGGGAAGGTGCTGAGCACGGCCTCCGGGATGCAGAGACACATCCGCCTGGTGCACCTGGGGTGCGGCAGGGCCAGCGCGGGCTGGGGGCTGCGGGCGGGGGCCAGGGGCGCCAGACGGGCCTCTGCTTCAGCTcccgcctgcctccctccccggGGTGTCCCCAGCAGGCGGCAGGCCGAGCCGGAGCAGAGCGATGGCGAGGAGGACTTCTACTACACGGAGCTGGACGTGGGTGTGGACTCGCTGACCGCGGGGCTGTCCAGCCTGAGCCCGGTGTCACCCAGCACCTGTGTGCCACCCGCCTTCCCCTGCCTGGCGCTGCCGgagccccccgccctgccccgcctGCTGCGCCCgctggccctgcccccacccccggtgCTCAGCGCCTCGGCGCCCCCCCAGGTGTGCCACAGTGACCACGCCTACCAGGTGGGTGAGGCCCCCGGACATGGCGGCCAGGGCCAGGTCTCGGGGCACCCCAGAGGGGCATGAGGCCACAGCTGTGTCTCCTCTCAGGGCTGCCTGGCACCCGCCCACCTGGAGCCACGGCCGACCACAGTCAGGGCCTGCGCGCCAGCCCTGCCCGCCAAGCTTGGTCCCACCCCGAGGTGCGTGTGTATAGAGGGGCCGGGCCGGGACCGGGCAGGGAGGGTCCCAGCCTGATAGCACCCCGTGCCCccgtgtccccccacccccaccccaggaagccCCGAGGGGATGCCAAGAAGTGCCGGAAGGTGTATGGCATGGAGCGCCGGGACCTCTGGTGCAGGGCCTGCCGCTGGAAGAAGGCCTGCCGGCGCTTCCTGGACTGAGCCCGCCGCCTGCCCGGGGCCTCGCCCACTTGCAGACTCTTCTCTTGGATGGGGGTCCCCACCACTCAAAGTGCCTCTGAAGAAACCAGCCTTTTGCACTAAAGCCAAACCTCACTGCTGTCCCCTTGGCCTGGGGTCCCCAGGGGTGGCCGCCCCCGCCTGTTGGCCCCGGACTTGTCAGGGGTGTGATGGGCCCCGCTTTGGGGCCACAAGGGGTTGTCCTCGATGCACTTTGAGGGGCGTCAGGGAGGGGCACCCCCGCCTGACATTTGAGGCCGGGGTGGCATTCGTACCGCGTTTGCGAAGCTCAGGTGTCTCACGTCTGGGCTGAACCAGGCGAGGAGTAAAATTAAAGATTTGGGGTTTTTCCAAAAGCCATGTCTGTCTTCTGGGAGGGACCCCACCCTAGGCGGGGGTCCTGGGGGGGCAGACCGGAGGCCGGCAGAGGGCGGAGGGGGTGGTCCCTCTGGCTACCTCTACCCaggacagggctgggggcaggggccgtCTGAAACACACACGAGGCATCTGCTCAAGCAGCGATTTCCCAGTTTATTGAAAATGATCGTTTTGCAAGAGTCTAACTAAGCCCGTCACAGAGAGGAGACCCACAGGCAGGCCCAGAGTGCGCCCAGGCAGACAAGAAATCTCCAGACCACTCGGGGGGAGGGGCCGTTCACCTGCCGATGGCTGTAGGGAAGCGGGCGCCAGCCGTGACGTCCCACGGACCAATGACGGAAAACTCCCCTGAATATTAAACACATCTCCAATACAAACACAGGTTTATCATCATCAATATAAAGTCAATATAATATAGATTATCCCCAGAAAAACTCAACAATCTTCAAACACTgcccttttttgtctgttttgttgtcGTTGACAGGTTGAAAGcatgttgaaaaaataaatatttaagaaaagcaCACACAGCGCCCTCACGACGAGTAGCTCTAAAAAGGGCCGCGTACAAAACACagcatagaatctaaaaaataaaaacaccattaAGTATGGCTTTCTTAAGAGGTGCACATGTCACAGAATGAGCGAAAATAAGATTATCTTTCATATAATATTGCAAAAAGTTCcagtttttgcatttttctcagagttctcttttttaaaaaggaagatgtgCAAAGTTGGAAGCAGTAGCTGTGTCCTTTGAGTCGAGGTCCCTATCGAGTCCTGGCAGTGTCATGACGGTTCCCAAACCCAGAGTCCAAACATACAGCCGGCTCAGGATCCAGAGCTTGATACAAAATCTCGggtccctgccccgcccccaccccacccgacgGCCGCCCGCAGGACCGACGGACCGCCTTCCGCGCTGGCACCGCAAACACCGAACAGACGCACACAGACGAAAAGGTACAAAATGTGAGATGTCATCTACACGCTTTTCCTcttcataaaaaaatatttattagtttaaacagtgatttggaaaaaaaagatcatgtaaaaaaaaacccttcatcaCGCGTCTTTCCCTCTTGGGAGGCGATGTGTCCGCCTCGGTCTCTGAGACTGAGCCCGTGCGTCACCTGCTCGCCAGAGGAGTGGGCGCTGGGCGCTGGGCCCCTCGTTTCCCAGTGAAGTACTCTTGGAGGAAGAAGCTGCCCAGGGGCCCTGACGGCCCCAGAAAGGCCGGCAAGGGCCCCAGAGCGGGGAGCGAGCGGTCAGAGAGCGGGAGTCCTGAGTGTGGCACAGAGGTGGCCCGAGACCCGGGCGGGCAGCCTGAGAGGGGGCCCCGTACAAAACCCAGAGACGCTCGGTAGCAAAGGTCTGGTTCCCAAATGCGTTTTCTAAGAAAGGAAGTCTGCTTATAAAAGGGTTCGAAAGTGGGGGACGTTCGCAGCAGAGAACCCTGCCGAGGGGCTCAACCGGGCCCCGCTGCGGAAGGCAGAAGGGGGTTCGGGGCCCAGAGCCCCCAGCGCGGGCTCGCCCCAGGGCCGGCCCGTCGAAGACACCAGCTTTGAGGAAGATTTTGCAGCAGCCTCAGCCAAGGACGCTCAGCAGCCCCGTTCCAACCGGTGGGAACGTGGCTGATGGTGTCGATAGCAAAAACGAAGCTGTGACGTCCGCCCGGGTCGGGGCTTCAAGGACAGCACCCATCCGCGTGCGCACGGCCGCCCTgtcccccagcccagcagccgCCAGGGGCCATGCGTGGCGCCGCGGGACTTGGCTTCGTCCCCCCAGAAAGAGCGGGTGTGCCGGGAGGGACGCGGTAAAGCCGCGGGGCTCGCAGGCCGTGGGGAGAAAGCCAGCGCCTCGTCGGGCTCCAGCCCAGCACCCGAGGGGCCCGGCGGGCTGTCCCTCGAGAGCTCCTGAGCGAGTGGGTGGAGGGGGACGGAATGTCAGTGTCACGAGCCTTGCGAGACGCAGCCTGAAAGGGAGACAGGCTGTGCCCGGCCCGCCGCGGCCTCACCGTGAGAGGCAGGGCCCTGGCTTTGcggaaaaaagagagaacaggtCGTGGGCTCGTTTAAAAGGCGGCAGGAGGACTTGGGAACGAGCCAAAGGAGAGACAGCTCTGCACGTTCATCAGGTGAGAAGACGACCCCAAGCGAACCCGGCGCAGGTGCCGACCTCGTCCCCTCGGCTACTCACGACCCGACGTCCCCGACCACCCAGGAGGCCGGTTACCCACGCGGGAGGTGTGAGCAGCAAAGGCGTCGGGCACCCCCCTCCGGAGTTAGCAGCAACGAAGGCAGGCTGCCCGGGAGGGCCAGCGGGAGTGGCCTGGGCGCGGAGCC
The sequence above is a segment of the Sus scrofa isolate TJ Tabasco breed Duroc chromosome 17, Sscrofa11.1, whole genome shotgun sequence genome. Coding sequences within it:
- the SLC2A4RG gene encoding SLC2A4 regulator isoform X1 translates to MEATRPPAPGPGYGRPSLRAAGRDPTAAPVSVPAPPQGPASEFALPQEPKPRAADLGAPGAGAGTAGPPAPSAHIPVPAHRAPPGKARPDEVMAAAALTSLSTCPLLLGSPAVAFSTEPGLEPWKEALARPLGSSSSSSSSGGGDWGWDLASDQSSPSTPSPPLPPEAAHFLFGEPALRKRKVSGEQPSGPEDTGVEPDPGPCRPELAAGPVPVSVEALREGAEHGLRDAETHPPGAPGAAGRAGAERWRGGLLLHGAGRGCGLADRGAVQPEPGVTQHLCATRLPLPGAAGAPRPAPPAAPAGPAPTPGAQRLGAPPGLPGTRPPGATADHSQGLRASPARQAWSHPEEAPRGCQEVPEGVWHGAPGPLVQGLPLEEGLPALPGLSPPPARGLAHLQTLLLDGGPHHSKCL
- the LIME1 gene encoding lck-interacting transmembrane adapter 1 precursor; the encoded protein is MRPQGSSASPALWVLGCLTLLLWLWVLCTACHRRRAGRQVSRLQGMQGGGMPTKAVSARYPQGHAGAGRGLTGRPCPQSLLRPPHLCSLSKSDTRLHELCRGQPCSRAPRPASVDLLCPQWLEVSRGKTRPPEAFSLQELPAAVPFTDPEATYSNVGLAVIPRARLAFGSGVWVGAHSCARLGPEARPVASEYACIQKLKGTGQVPQGLGQGRAEVIPANQVDSLYSKVSKPKRRDPGPASDQPDPKGGGTVLALGGDLAYDALPPKSVGVNGSFLENVYESIQEMGGPGASKL
- the SLC2A4RG gene encoding SLC2A4 regulator isoform X3; this encodes MEATRPPAPGPGYGRPSLRAAGRDPTAAPVSVPAPPQGPASEFALPQEPKPRAADLGAPGAGAGTAGPPAPSAHIPVPAHRAPPGKARPDEVMAAAALTSLSTCPLLLGSPAVAFSTEPGLEPWKEALARPLGSSSSSSSSGGGDWGWDLASDQSSPSTPSPPLPPEAAHFLFGEPALRKRKSSLQVLFQCLWKRCGKVLSTASGMQRHIRLVHLGRQAEPEQSDGEEDFYYTELDVGVDSLTAGLSSLSPVSPSTCVPPAFPCLALPEPPALPRLLRPLALPPPPVLSASAPPQGCLAPAHLEPRPTTVRACAPALPAKLGPTPRKPRGDAKKCRKVYGMERRDLWCRACRWKKACRRFLD
- the LIME1 gene encoding lck-interacting transmembrane adapter 1 isoform X3 — encoded protein: MRPQGSSASPALWVLGCLTLLLWLWVLCTACHRRRAGRQVSRLQGMQGGGMPTKASLLRPPHLCSLSKSDTRLHELCRGQPCSRAPRPASVDLLCPQWLEVSRGKTRPPEAFSLQELPAAVPFTDPEATYSNVGLAVIPRARLAFGSGVWVGAHSCARLGPEARPVASEYACIQKLKGTGQVPQGLGQGRAEVIPANQVDSLYSKVSKPKRRDPGPASDQPDPKGGGTVLALGGDLAYDALPPKSVGVNGSFLENVYESIQEMGGPGASKL
- the SLC2A4RG gene encoding SLC2A4 regulator isoform X2, with translation MEATRPPAPGPGYGRPSLRAAGRDPTAAPVSVPAPPQGPASEFALPQEPKPRAADLGAPGAGAGTAGPPAPSAHIPVPAHRAPPGKARPDEVMAAAALTSLSTCPLLLGSPAVAFSTEPGLEPWKEALARPLGSSSSSSSSGGGDWGWDLASDQSSPSTPSPPLPPEAAHFLFGEPALRKRKSSLQVLFQCLWKRCGKVLSTASGMQRHIRLVHLGRQAEPEQSDGEEDFYYTELDVGVDSLTAGLSSLSPVSPSTCVPPAFPCLALPEPPALPRLLRPLALPPPPVLSASAPPQVCHSDHAYQGCLAPAHLEPRPTTVRACAPALPAKLGPTPRKPRGDAKKCRKVYGMERRDLWCRACRWKKACRRFLD
- the LIME1 gene encoding lck-interacting transmembrane adapter 1 isoform X1 — encoded protein: MAAGEPVACGSPDWNLPVSGLSCRDHGRALARSQLACPSSSAMPCLTCHVPTGQAEHTHTRTPLAGAEGGALRPRPLGLRRREGLPSPGVSCVLSQSAQGGRGRGSRRCRSGAASGCRVPWPQHPDLCPQACPRLCRMRPQGSSASPALWVLGCLTLLLWLWVLCTACHRRRAGRQVSRLQGMQGGGMPTKAVSARYPQGHAGAGRGLTGRPCPQSLLRPPHLCSLSKSDTRLHELCRGQPCSRAPRPASVDLLCPQWLEVSRGKTRPPEAFSLQELPAAVPFTDPEATYSNVGLAVIPRARLAFGSGVWVGAHSCARLGPEARPVASEYACIQKLKGTGQVPQGLGQGRAEVIPANQVDSLYSKVSKPKRRDPGPASDQPDPKGGGTVLALGGDLAYDALPPKSVGVNGSFLENVYESIQEMGGPGASKL
- the LIME1 gene encoding lck-interacting transmembrane adapter 1 isoform X2; its protein translation is MAAGEPVACGSPDWNLPVSGLSCRDHGRALARSQLACPSSSAMPCLTCHVPTGQAEHTHTRTPLAGAEGGALRPRPLGLRRREGLPSPGVSCVLSQSAQGGRGRGSRRCRSGAASGCRVPWPQHPDLCPQACPRLCRMRPQGSSASPALWVLGCLTLLLWLWVLCTACHRRRAGRQVSRLQGMQGGGMPTKASLLRPPHLCSLSKSDTRLHELCRGQPCSRAPRPASVDLLCPQWLEVSRGKTRPPEAFSLQELPAAVPFTDPEATYSNVGLAVIPRARLAFGSGVWVGAHSCARLGPEARPVASEYACIQKLKGTGQVPQGLGQGRAEVIPANQVDSLYSKVSKPKRRDPGPASDQPDPKGGGTVLALGGDLAYDALPPKSVGVNGSFLENVYESIQEMGGPGASKL